The following proteins are encoded in a genomic region of Oceanibaculum nanhaiense:
- a CDS encoding dihydrodipicolinate synthase family protein has product MQVNWRGVFPAVTTQFNADESLNVESTQRTMQRLIDDGVNGFIMLGTVGENCSLRPEEKLTMLRAAKEVAGGKVPILSGVAEFTTAQAAEYAKAAEKIGIDGLMVLPGMVYNSDARETVQHFRTVARASGLPIMIYNNPMVYRVDLKTESLAQLADEKTIVALKDSSEDVRRLNDVHNILGDRFVLFAGVDDLVIESVLLGAVGWVSGLTNAFPRESVRMMELALAGRYEEALPIYRWLMPSLHLDTFPKLVQYIKLAEQIVGRGSEMVRSPRLVLEGEERARVTKIIEEAVKTRPDLDKLPSVA; this is encoded by the coding sequence ATGCAGGTCAACTGGCGGGGTGTGTTTCCGGCGGTCACGACGCAGTTCAACGCCGATGAGAGCCTGAATGTCGAATCGACGCAGCGCACCATGCAGCGGCTGATCGACGATGGCGTGAACGGTTTCATCATGCTGGGCACGGTGGGCGAGAACTGCTCGCTGCGGCCCGAGGAGAAGCTGACCATGCTGCGCGCCGCCAAGGAAGTGGCGGGCGGCAAGGTGCCGATCCTCTCCGGTGTTGCCGAATTCACCACGGCGCAGGCGGCGGAGTATGCGAAAGCGGCAGAGAAAATCGGGATAGATGGCCTGATGGTGCTGCCGGGCATGGTCTATAATTCCGATGCGCGCGAGACCGTGCAGCATTTCCGCACCGTGGCGCGGGCTAGCGGCCTGCCGATCATGATCTACAACAACCCGATGGTGTACCGGGTTGACCTGAAGACCGAGAGCCTGGCGCAGCTGGCCGACGAGAAAACCATCGTCGCGCTGAAGGATTCCTCGGAGGATGTGCGCCGGCTGAACGACGTGCACAACATCCTGGGCGACCGTTTCGTGCTGTTCGCCGGGGTGGACGATCTGGTGATCGAGAGCGTGCTGCTGGGCGCGGTCGGCTGGGTCTCCGGCCTGACCAATGCCTTCCCGCGCGAGAGCGTGCGGATGATGGAGCTGGCACTGGCCGGCCGCTATGAGGAGGCGCTGCCGATCTATCGTTGGCTGATGCCGAGCCTGCATCTCGATACCTTCCCGAAGCTGGTGCAGTACATCAAGCTGGCCGAGCAGATCGTCGGCCGCGGCAGCGAGATGGTGCGCAGCCCCCGCCTGGTGCTGGAGGGTGAGGAGCGCGCCCGTGTGACGAAGATCATCGAGGAGGCGGTGAAGACCCGCCCCGACCTCGACAAGCTGCCCTCCGTCGCCTGA
- a CDS encoding aspartate dehydrogenase: MAIRRLGLIGYGAIGKAVCTAFAGDDLVKIPAVLARRVRDLGPDGPIILTEPEQFFQQQFDAVLEVAGHQALRDYGERVLLSGADLVVTSIGAFATDPELLERLTDAAARFGRRLIIASAGIGALDILSAAAVGGLDSVRMVVRKDPTAWVGTIAEEKFDLDAMTEPTVLFEGSAREGARLFPQNVNISAAVALAGLGLDKTHLTIIADTTITTHIIEVEAHGVFGSFRFVEDVVPTEDNPKTGKIVAMAVVKTVRQLASPMVVGL, translated from the coding sequence ATGGCGATCCGCCGGCTTGGCCTGATCGGCTATGGCGCCATCGGCAAGGCGGTCTGCACCGCCTTCGCCGGCGACGATCTGGTGAAGATTCCGGCTGTTCTGGCGCGCCGTGTACGCGATCTGGGGCCGGACGGGCCGATCATCCTGACCGAGCCGGAGCAGTTCTTTCAGCAGCAGTTCGACGCCGTGCTGGAAGTGGCCGGCCATCAGGCGCTGCGCGACTATGGCGAGCGCGTGCTGCTGAGCGGCGCCGATCTGGTCGTCACCTCCATCGGTGCCTTCGCCACCGACCCCGAGCTGCTGGAGCGGCTGACCGACGCGGCGGCGCGGTTCGGCCGCCGCCTGATCATTGCTTCGGCCGGTATCGGTGCGCTGGACATCTTGTCCGCCGCCGCCGTCGGCGGGCTGGACAGCGTACGGATGGTGGTGCGCAAGGATCCCACCGCCTGGGTCGGGACCATCGCGGAGGAAAAGTTCGACCTCGACGCGATGACGGAGCCGACCGTGCTGTTCGAAGGCTCGGCGCGCGAAGGGGCAAGGCTCTTCCCGCAGAATGTGAACATCTCGGCGGCGGTGGCGCTGGCCGGGCTTGGCCTCGACAAGACGCACCTCACCATCATCGCTGACACCACGATCACCACCCATATCATCGAGGTGGAGGCGCACGGCGTATTCGGCAGCTTCCGCTTCGTCGAGGATGTCGTCCCGACCGAGGACAATCCGAAGACCGGGAAGATTGTCGCCATGGCGGTTGTGAAGACCGTCCGTCAGCTTGCCTCACCCATGGTCGTCGGCCTCTGA
- the sufD gene encoding Fe-S cluster assembly protein SufD: MAVVPSFPAPFADRHADLAPSLSGAGIGWLAALRADSAARCRQNGLPTTKTEAWRFTNLKDLAAADFAPAQGAAPVALDSLPRSGLLAVNGHVLAFVNGRFRADLSTLEALPAGVTLLPLSEAIREDEQSLSVHLGRLAEEEENAFADLNTAFLDDGLVLRLEPGAVLDRPVHLVSVGAVADRPLAFFPRLLVVLGKGAKATLFESHAGLGGTYFSNSVMEAMLGEGAHLEHYKLQNESHEAFHIANTRVSVAAGGFYDGFVLQTGSRLARNEVQVTLNGENARCHLNGAYLGAGRQHLDSTTFIDHAVPDCASREVYKGVLDERAHGVFQGKILVRRDAQRTDGHQLNRALLLSREAEVNAKPELEIYADDVKCSHGATVGELAEEQLFYLQARGIDRAAARALLIEAYVQETLDEMGNAEARLPFQRVVGAWLKARKERS; this comes from the coding sequence ATGGCGGTTGTCCCCTCTTTCCCGGCCCCCTTCGCCGACCGCCATGCCGATCTGGCGCCGTCGCTGTCCGGCGCGGGCATCGGCTGGCTGGCGGCGCTGCGTGCCGACAGTGCCGCGCGCTGCCGGCAGAACGGCCTGCCGACCACCAAAACCGAGGCCTGGCGCTTCACCAATCTGAAGGATCTTGCCGCGGCCGATTTCGCGCCAGCGCAAGGTGCGGCGCCGGTGGCGCTGGACAGCCTGCCGCGCTCCGGCCTGCTGGCAGTGAACGGCCATGTGCTGGCCTTCGTGAATGGCCGCTTCCGCGCCGATCTCTCCACCCTCGAGGCGCTGCCGGCGGGGGTGACCCTGCTGCCGCTGTCCGAGGCGATCCGCGAAGACGAACAGTCGCTTTCCGTGCATCTCGGCCGGCTGGCGGAGGAGGAGGAGAACGCCTTCGCCGATCTGAACACGGCTTTCCTTGACGATGGGCTGGTGCTGCGGCTGGAGCCGGGCGCCGTGCTCGACCGCCCGGTGCATCTGGTGTCGGTCGGTGCGGTGGCGGATCGCCCGCTGGCCTTCTTCCCGCGCCTGCTGGTGGTTCTGGGCAAGGGCGCGAAAGCGACGCTGTTCGAGAGCCATGCCGGCCTCGGCGGCACCTACTTCTCCAATTCTGTCATGGAGGCGATGTTGGGCGAGGGCGCGCATCTGGAGCATTACAAGCTGCAGAACGAGTCGCATGAGGCCTTCCACATCGCCAACACCCGCGTCAGCGTTGCGGCTGGCGGCTTCTATGACGGCTTCGTGCTGCAGACCGGTAGCCGGCTGGCCCGCAACGAGGTTCAGGTGACGCTGAATGGCGAGAATGCCCGCTGCCATCTGAATGGCGCCTATCTGGGCGCCGGGCGGCAGCATCTGGACAGCACCACCTTCATCGACCATGCGGTGCCGGATTGCGCCTCGCGCGAGGTCTATAAGGGTGTGCTCGACGAGCGCGCGCATGGCGTGTTCCAGGGCAAGATCCTGGTGCGGCGCGATGCGCAGCGCACCGACGGCCACCAGCTGAACCGGGCGCTGCTGCTTTCCCGCGAGGCCGAGGTGAACGCCAAGCCGGAACTGGAAATCTACGCCGACGACGTGAAGTGCAGCCATGGCGCCACCGTGGGCGAGCTGGCGGAAGAGCAGCTGTTCTATCTGCAGGCCCGTGGCATCGACCGCGCTGCGGCGCGTGCCCTGCTGATCGAGGCCTATGTGCAGGAAACGCTGGACGAGATGGGCAATGCCGAGGCGCGGCTGCCGTTTCAGCGCGTGGTCGGGGCCTGGCTGAAGGCAAGGAAGGAACGGTCATGA
- the sufB gene encoding Fe-S cluster assembly protein SufB, producing MVGTAETLEHVKAVEDQKYKYGFITDIEMERAPRGLSEDIVRFISAKKGEPEWMLEWRLKAYRHWLTMEEPDWAKVGYPPIDYQDAYYYAAPKSKDDKPKSLDEVDPELLATYEKLGIPLQEQKWLAGVAVDAVFDSVSVATTYKKKLEEKGIIFCSISEALRDHGELVRQYIGSVVPYSDNFFATLNSAVFTDGSFVYIPKGVRCPMELSTYFRINASETGQFERTLIIADEGSHVSYLEGCTAPQRDENQLHAAVVELVALDDAEIKYSTVQNWYPGDENGKGGIYNFVTKRAACRGRNSKVSWTQVETGSAITWKYPSCILQGENSVGEFYSVAITNNMQQADTGTKMIHIGKNTRSTIISKGISAGRANNTYRGLVKILPKAENARNYTQCDSLLIGDKCGAHTVPYIEQRNPTAKIEHEATTAKISEDQLFYCKQRGLSEEDAVSIIVNGFCKEVMKELPMEFAVEAQKLIGISLEGSVG from the coding sequence ATGGTTGGCACGGCTGAAACTCTCGAGCACGTCAAGGCGGTAGAAGACCAGAAGTACAAGTATGGCTTCATCACCGATATTGAGATGGAGCGCGCGCCGCGTGGGCTGAGCGAGGACATCGTTCGCTTCATCTCGGCCAAGAAGGGCGAGCCGGAGTGGATGCTGGAATGGCGCCTGAAGGCCTATCGCCACTGGCTGACCATGGAGGAGCCGGACTGGGCGAAGGTCGGCTATCCGCCGATCGACTATCAGGACGCCTATTATTACGCCGCGCCGAAGTCGAAGGATGACAAGCCGAAGAGCCTGGACGAGGTCGATCCCGAACTTCTGGCAACCTACGAGAAGCTGGGCATTCCGCTGCAGGAGCAGAAATGGCTGGCCGGCGTGGCTGTCGATGCCGTGTTCGACAGCGTGTCGGTGGCCACCACCTACAAGAAGAAGCTGGAGGAGAAGGGCATCATCTTCTGCTCGATCTCCGAGGCGCTGCGCGACCATGGCGAACTGGTGCGCCAGTATATCGGCTCGGTCGTGCCCTACAGCGACAATTTCTTCGCCACGCTGAATTCGGCAGTCTTCACCGACGGCTCCTTCGTCTATATCCCGAAGGGCGTGCGCTGCCCGATGGAGCTGTCCACCTATTTCCGCATCAACGCGTCGGAAACCGGCCAGTTCGAGCGTACCCTGATCATCGCCGACGAAGGCTCCCACGTCTCCTATCTGGAGGGCTGCACGGCACCGCAGCGCGACGAGAACCAGCTGCATGCCGCGGTGGTCGAACTGGTCGCGCTGGACGATGCCGAGATCAAATACTCGACGGTGCAGAACTGGTATCCGGGCGATGAGAACGGCAAGGGCGGCATCTATAATTTCGTGACCAAGCGCGCCGCCTGCCGGGGCCGCAACTCCAAGGTCTCCTGGACCCAGGTCGAGACCGGTTCGGCGATCACCTGGAAATATCCCAGCTGCATCCTGCAGGGCGAGAATTCGGTCGGCGAGTTCTATTCCGTCGCCATCACCAACAACATGCAGCAGGCCGATACCGGCACCAAGATGATCCATATCGGCAAGAACACGCGCTCGACGATCATCTCCAAGGGCATCTCGGCCGGCCGCGCCAACAACACCTATCGCGGGCTGGTGAAGATCCTGCCGAAGGCGGAGAACGCGCGGAACTACACCCAGTGCGACAGTCTGCTGATCGGCGACAAATGCGGCGCACACACCGTGCCCTATATCGAGCAGCGCAACCCGACCGCCAAGATCGAGCATGAGGCGACCACCGCGAAGATCAGCGAGGACCAGCTGTTCTATTGCAAGCAGCGCGGGTTGTCGGAGGAGGATGCCGTCTCGATCATCGTGAACGGCTTCTGCAAGGAAGTGATGAAGGAACTGCCGATGGAGTTCGCCGTCGAGGCGCAGAAGCTCATCGGTATCAGCCTGGAAGGCAGCGTCGGCTAA
- a CDS encoding arsenate reductase: MITLYGIPNCGTVKKARVWLEEKGVDYQFHDFKKQGLDAGTAEAWVKELGTDKLVNRKGTTWRKLDDATQALLQGQNPVPSILENLSVIKRPVIDLGDRRLVGFGPEQVSALESRL, encoded by the coding sequence ATGATTACGCTCTATGGCATTCCGAACTGCGGCACGGTGAAGAAGGCGCGTGTCTGGCTGGAGGAAAAGGGCGTGGACTATCAGTTCCACGACTTCAAGAAGCAGGGGCTGGACGCCGGAACCGCCGAGGCCTGGGTGAAGGAACTGGGCACCGACAAGCTTGTGAACCGCAAGGGCACCACCTGGCGCAAGCTCGACGACGCCACCCAGGCGCTGCTGCAGGGCCAGAATCCGGTACCGTCAATCCTGGAAAACCTGTCGGTCATCAAGCGCCCGGTCATCGATCTGGGCGACCGCCGGCTGGTCGGCTTCGGGCCGGAGCAGGTATCCGCCCTGGAAAGCCGGCTCTGA
- a CDS encoding SUF system Fe-S cluster assembly regulator, whose amino-acid sequence MIRLNRLTDYAIVVLGQLAQLREPSESSGAKAGDPTGSRTAAQLAQDTGVPLPTVSKVLKMLAHGKIIASQRGVAGGYTLSRDPRAITVADIITAMEGPIALTACVDGAVGSCDVEALCAMRGNWDKVNRAIRAALSAVTLQEMLSTPSAFEMFPPLAARRDDVRAQ is encoded by the coding sequence ATGATTCGGCTCAACCGATTGACGGATTACGCGATTGTCGTGCTCGGGCAGCTCGCCCAGCTGCGGGAACCTTCCGAGTCTTCCGGCGCGAAGGCGGGCGACCCGACCGGTTCCAGGACGGCGGCGCAGCTCGCCCAGGATACCGGCGTTCCGCTGCCGACTGTCTCCAAGGTGCTGAAGATGCTGGCGCACGGCAAGATCATCGCCTCGCAGCGCGGCGTGGCCGGCGGATACACGCTGAGCCGCGATCCCAGGGCGATTACCGTGGCCGATATCATCACCGCGATGGAAGGGCCGATTGCGCTGACGGCCTGTGTCGATGGCGCTGTCGGCAGCTGCGATGTGGAGGCGTTGTGCGCCATGCGCGGCAACTGGGACAAGGTGAACCGGGCGATCCGCGCGGCGCTGTCGGCGGTGACGCTGCAGGAAATGTTGTCGACACCGTCGGCTTTCGAGATGTTCCCGCCTCTGGCGGCGCGGCGCGACGACGTCCGCGCGCAGTGA
- a CDS encoding proline racemase family protein — MHTAGEPVRIIVSGWPVLTGATLLDKRREAREKHDSLRRMLMEEPRGHPDMYGALLVKPDHPEAHLAVLFMHNEGYSTMCGHAVIALGRYAVDNGLVPAAEPEVLVNIQCPCGLVRAHVAVTDGRPGAVRFDSVPAFAFARDRMVETRDWGPVMVDIGYGGAFYAVLPADSIGLDVERSSVRDLTDAGEAITEAAAAQIALEHPDSPDLSFLYGTILTDGRDAWEEAPTRNVCIFAGRQVDRSPTGSGVTARLALQHARGLIRPGQQRLFRSVTGQDFTGAVMETTQAGRHRAIIARVGGQAFYTGRAQFDAEPDDPLREGFLLR; from the coding sequence ATGCATACGGCGGGTGAGCCGGTCCGGATCATCGTATCCGGCTGGCCGGTCCTAACCGGCGCCACGCTGCTCGACAAGCGCCGCGAGGCGCGGGAGAAGCACGACTCCCTTCGCCGGATGCTGATGGAGGAGCCGCGCGGCCACCCCGACATGTATGGCGCGCTGCTGGTCAAACCGGACCACCCCGAAGCGCATCTCGCCGTGCTGTTCATGCACAATGAAGGCTATTCCACCATGTGCGGCCATGCGGTCATCGCGCTGGGCCGTTACGCCGTCGATAACGGGCTGGTGCCGGCGGCCGAGCCGGAGGTGCTGGTGAATATCCAGTGCCCCTGCGGCCTGGTGCGCGCCCATGTCGCGGTGACGGACGGCAGGCCGGGCGCGGTGCGGTTCGACAGCGTGCCGGCCTTCGCCTTCGCCCGCGACCGCATGGTGGAGACGCGCGACTGGGGGCCGGTCATGGTCGATATCGGCTATGGCGGCGCCTTCTATGCCGTGCTGCCGGCGGACAGCATCGGGCTGGATGTCGAGCGCTCCTCCGTACGCGATCTCACCGATGCCGGCGAGGCCATTACCGAGGCCGCCGCCGCGCAGATCGCGCTCGAACACCCGGATTCGCCCGATCTCTCCTTTCTCTATGGCACCATCCTGACCGATGGCCGCGATGCCTGGGAGGAGGCGCCCACCCGCAATGTCTGCATCTTCGCCGGGCGGCAGGTGGACCGCAGCCCGACCGGCTCCGGCGTCACCGCACGGCTGGCCCTGCAGCACGCGCGCGGGTTGATCCGCCCCGGCCAGCAGCGCTTGTTCCGCAGCGTCACCGGGCAGGATTTCACCGGCGCGGTGATGGAGACGACACAAGCAGGCCGGCACAGGGCGATTATCGCCCGCGTTGGCGGGCAGGCCTTCTATACCGGTCGCGCGCAATTCGACGCGGAACCGGATGACCCCTTGCGGGAAGGCTTCCTGCTGCGCTAG
- a CDS encoding aminotransferase class V-fold PLP-dependent enzyme produces MTAMTQNVLADAPYDVEAARRDFPVFRTDIRGKPLAFLDSGASAQKPQAVLDAMNAVYTSGYANVHRGAYLLSERATAAYEGSREIVRRFLNARSVKEIVYTRNATEGINLVASSYGRKFLKAGDAVLISEMEHHANIVPWQMLRDEIGIELRIVPIADDGSWLMAEYEKRLDGVKLVALTHTSNVLGTVTPAKEITALAHAAGAKVLLDGSQAVVHRKVDVQDIGCDFYVFTGHKLYGPTGIGVLYGREELLTAMPPYQGGGDMIRTVTFAKSTWADVPQKFEAGTPAIVEAVGLGAAIQYVEGLGIERIARHETQLLNYATQRLSAVKGLNIQGTAAGKAGVISFTIDCAHPHDISTIVDRAGVAIRAGHHCAQPLMERLGVPATARASLGLYSTKAEVDQLAEALDLVVEMFD; encoded by the coding sequence ATGACGGCGATGACACAGAATGTCCTGGCCGACGCGCCCTATGATGTGGAGGCGGCGCGCCGCGACTTCCCGGTTTTCCGGACCGATATTCGCGGCAAGCCGCTTGCCTTCCTCGACAGCGGCGCCTCGGCGCAGAAGCCGCAGGCGGTGCTGGACGCGATGAACGCGGTCTATACCTCCGGCTACGCCAATGTGCATCGTGGCGCCTATCTGTTGAGCGAGCGGGCGACCGCCGCCTATGAAGGCTCGCGCGAGATCGTGCGGCGCTTCCTGAATGCCCGCTCGGTGAAGGAGATCGTCTATACCCGCAATGCCACCGAGGGCATTAACCTGGTCGCCTCCAGCTATGGTCGGAAGTTCCTGAAGGCGGGCGACGCGGTGCTGATCTCCGAGATGGAGCATCACGCCAATATCGTGCCCTGGCAGATGCTGCGCGACGAGATCGGCATCGAGCTGCGCATCGTGCCCATCGCCGATGACGGTTCCTGGCTGATGGCGGAGTACGAGAAGCGGCTGGACGGCGTAAAGCTGGTGGCGCTGACCCATACCTCCAACGTGCTGGGCACGGTGACGCCGGCGAAGGAGATCACGGCGCTAGCCCATGCGGCGGGCGCCAAGGTGCTGCTGGATGGCAGCCAGGCGGTCGTGCACCGCAAGGTGGATGTGCAGGATATCGGTTGCGACTTCTATGTCTTCACCGGCCACAAGCTCTATGGCCCGACCGGCATCGGCGTGCTGTACGGGCGCGAGGAGCTGCTGACCGCCATGCCGCCCTATCAGGGCGGCGGCGACATGATCCGCACCGTCACTTTCGCGAAATCGACCTGGGCCGATGTGCCGCAGAAGTTCGAGGCCGGTACGCCGGCCATCGTCGAGGCGGTTGGGCTGGGCGCCGCGATCCAGTATGTCGAAGGGCTGGGGATCGAGCGCATCGCTCGCCACGAGACGCAGCTGCTGAACTACGCCACCCAGCGCCTGTCGGCGGTGAAGGGGCTGAATATCCAGGGTACGGCGGCTGGCAAGGCGGGGGTGATCTCCTTCACCATCGATTGCGCGCACCCGCACGATATCAGCACCATCGTGGACCGCGCCGGCGTGGCGATCCGCGCCGGGCATCATTGTGCGCAGCCGCTGATGGAACGGCTGGGCGTGCCGGCGACGGCGCGTGCCTCGCTCGGCCTCTACAGCACCAAGGCCGAGGTGGACCAGCTCGCAGAGGCGCTGGATCTGGTAGTGGAGATGTTCGACTGA
- a CDS encoding HesB/IscA family protein, with protein MAHQVITLTDAAAERARALMSRSEQPVAALRVGVKARGCSGMSYVIEYADEKKKFEEVVEDKGVRIFIDPAAVMFLIGSEMDYQEDRFTSGFTFTNPNEKGRCGCGESFHV; from the coding sequence ATGGCCCATCAAGTGATTACCCTGACCGATGCCGCCGCCGAGCGCGCGCGCGCCCTGATGTCGCGCAGCGAGCAGCCGGTCGCGGCCCTGCGCGTCGGCGTGAAGGCGCGCGGCTGTTCCGGCATGTCCTATGTCATCGAATATGCCGACGAGAAGAAGAAGTTCGAGGAAGTGGTCGAGGATAAGGGTGTCAGGATCTTTATCGATCCTGCCGCCGTCATGTTCCTGATCGGCAGCGAGATGGATTATCAGGAAGACAGGTTCACCTCCGGCTTCACCTTCACCAATCCGAACGAGAAGGGCCGCTGCGGCTGCGGCGAGAGCTTCCACGTCTGA
- the sufC gene encoding Fe-S cluster assembly ATPase SufC, with protein MIEIKNLHATVDGKPILKGIDLTIGAGEVHAIMGPNGSGKSTLSYVIAGREGYEVTEGDVLFDGQSILEMETDERAVAGIFLAFQYPVEIPGVANTTFLKAAVNARRKAAGEPEVDAMQFLKMLREKTKLLGVTDEMLKRAVNVGFSGGEKKRNEILQMAVLEPRFAVLDETDSGLDIDALRIVADGVNALRGPERSMLVITHYQRLLDYIVPDKVHVLSAGRIVASGGKELAQELEATGYAGYVDTEAA; from the coding sequence TTGATTGAAATTAAGAATTTGCACGCCACCGTTGACGGGAAGCCGATCCTGAAGGGGATCGACCTCACCATCGGGGCGGGCGAGGTACACGCCATCATGGGGCCGAATGGCTCCGGCAAATCGACGCTGTCCTATGTCATCGCCGGCCGTGAGGGCTATGAGGTGACCGAGGGCGATGTGCTGTTCGATGGCCAGAGCATCCTGGAGATGGAGACGGACGAGCGCGCCGTCGCCGGCATCTTCCTGGCCTTCCAGTATCCGGTTGAAATTCCGGGCGTCGCCAACACCACCTTCCTGAAGGCCGCCGTGAACGCGCGCCGCAAGGCCGCCGGCGAGCCGGAAGTCGATGCGATGCAGTTCCTGAAGATGCTGCGCGAGAAGACCAAGCTGCTGGGCGTCACCGACGAGATGCTGAAGCGCGCGGTCAATGTTGGCTTTTCCGGCGGTGAGAAAAAGCGCAACGAGATCCTGCAGATGGCGGTTCTGGAGCCGCGCTTCGCGGTGCTGGACGAGACCGATTCCGGCCTCGATATTGATGCGCTGCGCATCGTCGCCGATGGGGTGAATGCCCTGCGCGGGCCGGAACGCTCGATGCTCGTCATCACCCATTACCAGCGCCTGCTGGACTATATCGTGCCGGACAAGGTGCATGTGCTGTCCGCTGGCCGCATCGTGGCGTCGGGCGGCAAGGAGCTGGCGCAGGAGCTGGAAGCCACCGGCTATGCCGGCTATGTCGATACCGAAGCGGCCTGA
- a CDS encoding SUF system Fe-S cluster assembly protein, with translation MNPYAVDLEPFFGKPVDEGTTAYAGAPLAPGVAAASEEAIIEALRTVHDPEIPVNIYELGLIYAINRQEDGNVHIMMTLTAPACPVAGEMPVQVANAVAAVEGVGEVEVELTWEPPWTTDRMSEDAKLALDIG, from the coding sequence ATGAACCCCTATGCTGTCGATCTGGAACCGTTCTTCGGCAAGCCGGTCGATGAGGGCACCACCGCCTATGCGGGTGCACCGCTGGCGCCCGGCGTCGCCGCTGCCTCGGAAGAAGCCATCATCGAGGCGCTGCGCACCGTGCATGATCCGGAAATTCCGGTGAACATCTACGAGCTTGGCCTGATTTACGCCATCAACCGGCAAGAGGATGGCAACGTCCATATCATGATGACGCTGACCGCGCCGGCCTGCCCCGTCGCTGGCGAGATGCCGGTGCAGGTCGCCAACGCAGTGGCGGCAGTCGAAGGGGTGGGCGAAGTCGAGGTGGAACTGACCTGGGAGCCGCCCTGGACCACCGACCGCATGTCCGAGGATGCCAAGCTGGCCCTGGATATCGGTTAA
- the sufU gene encoding Fe-S cluster assembly sulfur transfer protein SufU — protein MSDDLRDLYQEVILDHGKRPRNFRQIDNASHHAHGHNPLCGDQLVVYLAMDEKGIVQDVSFIGKGCAISTASASLMTEVMKGKTEAQAKQLFEHFHAMCTGEAVQPAPGLEDDLERLEVLSGVREFPSRVKCATLAWHTMTAAIEGKDQISTED, from the coding sequence ATGTCCGACGATTTGCGCGACCTTTACCAGGAAGTGATCCTGGACCACGGCAAGCGGCCGCGGAATTTCCGGCAGATCGACAATGCCAGCCACCATGCGCATGGCCATAACCCGCTGTGCGGCGACCAGCTTGTCGTCTATCTGGCAATGGACGAGAAGGGCATCGTGCAGGATGTCAGCTTCATCGGCAAAGGTTGTGCGATTTCAACGGCTTCTGCGTCTCTGATGACGGAAGTTATGAAGGGTAAGACCGAGGCGCAGGCGAAGCAGCTGTTCGAGCATTTCCATGCCATGTGCACCGGCGAGGCGGTCCAGCCGGCGCCGGGCCTTGAAGATGACCTCGAACGGCTGGAAGTGCTGTCGGGCGTGCGCGAATTCCCCAGCCGGGTGAAATGCGCGACGCTGGCCTGGCACACCATGACCGCCGCCATCGAGGGCAAGGACCAGATATCCACGGAGGATTGA